A region of Granulicella aggregans DNA encodes the following proteins:
- a CDS encoding cytidine deaminase, giving the protein MSDSLHASGLAPATIDDLRQQAKTVAKHSHSPYSRFRVGAAILITAGESADQHVVTGCNVENASFRLTTCAEQSAIATAVGKYGPKISIHAVAVANLNGAASMPCGACRQTILEFSTPDTWVFYPAEKGAAAEAKLTDLIPAAFRLEQA; this is encoded by the coding sequence ATGTCTGATTCATTGCACGCCAGCGGTCTTGCCCCCGCTACGATCGACGATCTCCGCCAACAGGCGAAGACGGTTGCCAAACACTCGCACTCCCCCTACAGCCGGTTTCGTGTCGGCGCAGCCATTTTGATAACCGCTGGCGAATCGGCGGACCAGCATGTTGTGACCGGCTGCAATGTCGAGAACGCATCGTTCCGCTTAACGACCTGCGCGGAGCAGTCGGCGATTGCCACAGCGGTTGGGAAGTATGGGCCGAAGATCAGCATTCACGCGGTGGCGGTGGCGAATCTGAATGGCGCGGCAAGCATGCCGTGCGGTGCGTGCAGGCAGACGATCCTTGAATTTTCTACGCCAGACACATGGGTCTTCTATCCGGCCGAGAAGGGCGCGGCAGCAGAGGCGAAGCTCACTGACCTGATTCCGGCAGCCTTCCGATTGGAGCAGGCATGA
- a CDS encoding Lhr family helicase: MPRNPAKSKELKPKKTAKAATVVAEEVVPSADTALALFHPITAAWFRAVFDGPTAPQREGWPAIARGESTLILAPTGTGKTLTAFLWCLDKLMMQTLAYAPKGCRVVYISPLKALAADVERNLRSPLQGIANMAQREGVPFRMPEISVRTGDTSPKERARFRNHPGDILITTPESLYLLLTSEAGESLRSVETIIIDEIHALVPTKRGAHMALSIERLEALTGGAIQRIGLSATQRPLEEVARFLSGATTKADAIKSGTDEGLIANVEGEVSEVLMEVAQDPAAPSDAAGPIYRPVTIVNAGARKLLDLRVEVPVEDMAKLGEIEEIPSGPVSQGPKRTSIWQSIHPRLLEIIRERTSTLIFVNARRVAERLAGALNDLAGEPIARAHHGSLAATQRSEIEELLKAGKIKALVATSSLELGIDMGAIDLVIQIEAPPSVASGMQRIGRAGHQVGAPSNGIIFPKYRADLIACAAVTRAMHEGHVESTRFLRNPLDVLAQQMVAIIAHPPLDALNAALRSKAKSDEEESPGISYAALYALIRSAAPFAGLSQSVFDGVLDMLAGRYPSDEFAELRPRITWDRNRNWLTPRSGVKRIAILNGGTIPDRGLYGVFLSGASKPLRVGELDEEMVFESRTGDTFILGASTWRIDEINHDRVLVSPAPGEPGKMPFWHGDRAGRPLEFGHRIGALVRELREMPRSVAITQLVSQHDLEPRAAENVLRYLADQEIATVTVPDDRNIVIERVRDELGDWRVCVLTPFGSRIHAPWAMAATAKIRSNNGMEVETMWSEDGFVLRFPEADEAPPIEPLLLEPEEAAELVLRQLGSTALFAAKFRESASRALLLPRRRADGRTPLWQQRKRAYDLLSVASRYSSFPILLEAYRECLRDVFDMPALMEILRAVGNRSLRVHTVDSRTPSPFASALLFSYVANYIYDGDAPLAERRAQALSIDQDQLRELMGDADLRELLDLNAIEETEEQLQCLADTYKAKNMDGVHDLLLRLGDLTRAELLRRCVTEEVANSADRLAKARRVLEVTVAGEKRFIAVEDSGRYRDALGVPLPPGLPSAFLNAVPEALFDLLRRYGRTHGPFTTHQAASRFALSPDVVDTTLNRLVGTGRIVEGGFRPGGIHREWCDNEVLRTIRRKSLARLRKEVEPVEQRTLARLITRWQGVIQPRRGLDALLDVIENLQGAPLPASILETEILPARLMNYKPSDLDTLIAAGEVVWAGLDPIGERDGRIGLYLAEKLPELWPITQGEGTRERGEEKYAGAAEKETAIVTYLQSHGASFFADIHDALGGGYPGETIDAIWNLVWRGQLRNDGLAALRAYCDRPSTNSRPAKRVHNQSAFRSRRTTPPTVQGRWTLQATAFDSDRSATNWSHAIAQQLLTRYGVVLRETAHAENLPGGFSAIYDVMKALEESGKVRRGYFAADLGATQFAMPAAVDLLRSLRNDPDPGKSEIVQLAATDPANPYGSLLRWPAAPDASSSLTRSVGARVILCNGSLIAYLRRGNPNLQIFLPEEEPQRTQTARSLAEFLVTRVQHESTMGNDRAGMLITTINGISVAEHPIARILLDAGFQAAPMGFNVRRNLPPLPGQQREARPNA, translated from the coding sequence ATGCCACGCAATCCCGCCAAATCGAAAGAGTTGAAGCCGAAGAAGACGGCCAAAGCTGCGACCGTCGTTGCGGAAGAGGTCGTTCCTTCAGCCGACACCGCACTTGCGCTCTTCCATCCCATCACCGCTGCTTGGTTCCGCGCGGTCTTCGACGGTCCCACAGCCCCGCAGCGTGAGGGCTGGCCCGCTATTGCACGCGGCGAATCCACGCTTATCCTCGCGCCTACCGGTACTGGCAAGACGCTCACGGCGTTCCTCTGGTGCCTCGATAAGCTGATGATGCAGACGCTAGCCTATGCGCCCAAGGGCTGCCGCGTCGTCTACATCTCGCCGCTCAAGGCCCTCGCCGCCGACGTCGAACGCAATCTCCGCTCGCCGCTGCAGGGCATCGCCAACATGGCCCAGCGTGAAGGCGTTCCCTTCCGCATGCCGGAGATCAGCGTCCGCACGGGCGATACCTCGCCGAAGGAGCGCGCACGCTTCCGCAACCATCCCGGCGACATCCTTATCACCACGCCTGAGTCTTTATATTTGCTACTCACCTCTGAAGCCGGTGAGTCCCTCCGCTCCGTCGAAACCATCATCATCGACGAGATCCACGCTCTCGTTCCCACCAAGCGCGGCGCGCACATGGCGCTCTCTATCGAACGCCTCGAGGCTCTTACAGGCGGCGCGATTCAGCGCATCGGCCTCTCCGCAACGCAGCGCCCGCTTGAAGAAGTAGCCCGCTTCCTCAGCGGCGCGACGACCAAAGCCGACGCCATCAAATCGGGCACTGACGAAGGGCTGATCGCCAACGTCGAAGGTGAGGTCTCCGAAGTGTTGATGGAGGTCGCCCAGGACCCAGCAGCGCCGTCCGATGCCGCCGGGCCCATCTATCGCCCTGTCACGATAGTCAATGCTGGTGCCCGCAAACTCCTTGACCTACGCGTCGAAGTGCCTGTTGAGGACATGGCCAAGCTCGGCGAGATCGAAGAGATCCCCAGCGGCCCGGTGTCGCAAGGTCCGAAGCGAACCTCGATCTGGCAGTCGATCCATCCTCGCTTATTGGAGATCATTCGCGAGCGAACTTCAACGCTTATCTTCGTCAATGCCCGCCGTGTAGCCGAACGGCTCGCCGGGGCGTTGAACGATCTCGCAGGCGAACCCATCGCCCGCGCCCATCATGGATCGCTCGCAGCGACGCAGCGCAGCGAGATCGAAGAGCTGCTGAAGGCAGGGAAGATCAAGGCCCTCGTTGCGACATCGTCGCTCGAACTCGGCATCGACATGGGAGCGATCGATCTCGTCATCCAGATCGAAGCTCCACCCTCGGTCGCCAGCGGCATGCAGCGCATAGGCCGCGCAGGTCATCAGGTCGGAGCGCCTTCGAACGGCATCATCTTCCCCAAGTATCGCGCCGACCTGATCGCCTGCGCCGCCGTCACCCGCGCCATGCACGAAGGCCACGTCGAGTCCACGCGCTTTCTTCGCAATCCGCTCGACGTGCTGGCGCAGCAGATGGTAGCCATTATCGCGCATCCGCCGCTCGATGCGCTGAACGCTGCACTTCGCAGCAAGGCGAAATCCGACGAAGAAGAATCCCCCGGCATCAGCTACGCCGCGCTCTACGCGCTTATCCGCAGTGCCGCGCCGTTTGCGGGCCTCAGCCAGAGCGTATTCGACGGCGTGCTCGACATGCTTGCCGGTCGCTATCCATCGGACGAATTCGCCGAGCTTCGCCCACGCATCACCTGGGACCGCAACCGTAACTGGCTCACCCCGCGCTCTGGCGTCAAACGCATCGCCATCCTCAACGGCGGGACCATCCCGGACCGCGGCCTCTACGGTGTCTTCCTCTCAGGAGCCAGCAAGCCCCTGCGCGTCGGCGAGCTGGATGAAGAGATGGTCTTCGAGTCGCGCACCGGTGACACCTTCATCTTGGGCGCTTCGACCTGGCGCATCGACGAGATCAATCATGACCGCGTCCTTGTCTCGCCCGCTCCTGGAGAACCGGGCAAGATGCCCTTCTGGCACGGCGACCGCGCAGGCCGACCGTTGGAGTTTGGCCACCGCATCGGCGCTCTTGTCCGCGAGTTGCGGGAGATGCCACGCAGCGTCGCGATCACGCAACTCGTCTCGCAACACGACCTCGAACCTCGGGCCGCCGAGAACGTCTTGCGCTATCTCGCCGACCAGGAGATCGCGACAGTCACCGTTCCCGACGACCGCAACATCGTCATCGAGCGCGTCCGCGACGAGCTTGGTGACTGGCGCGTCTGTGTGCTGACGCCCTTCGGTAGTCGCATCCACGCGCCTTGGGCCATGGCTGCCACGGCAAAGATCCGCAGCAACAACGGCATGGAAGTCGAGACCATGTGGAGCGAAGACGGCTTCGTTCTGCGCTTCCCCGAGGCCGACGAAGCTCCGCCCATCGAACCGCTGCTGCTTGAACCTGAAGAAGCCGCCGAACTCGTCCTGCGCCAACTCGGCTCGACCGCTCTCTTCGCAGCGAAGTTCCGCGAGAGCGCCTCCCGTGCTCTACTACTGCCACGCCGCCGCGCCGATGGCCGCACGCCCCTATGGCAACAGCGCAAGCGCGCCTACGACCTGCTCAGCGTCGCCTCTCGCTACTCATCATTTCCGATTCTGCTGGAGGCCTATCGCGAGTGCCTGCGCGACGTCTTCGACATGCCCGCGTTGATGGAGATTCTCCGCGCCGTCGGCAACCGTTCACTCCGCGTCCACACCGTCGATTCACGGACGCCATCGCCCTTTGCCTCCGCGTTACTCTTCAGTTACGTTGCTAACTACATCTACGATGGTGACGCTCCCCTGGCCGAACGGCGCGCGCAGGCGCTGTCCATCGACCAGGACCAGCTCCGCGAATTGATGGGCGACGCCGATCTTCGCGAGCTGCTCGACCTCAATGCCATCGAAGAGACCGAAGAACAACTGCAGTGCCTTGCTGATACCTACAAGGCGAAGAACATGGACGGCGTGCATGATCTTCTCCTTCGCCTTGGAGACCTCACTCGTGCAGAGCTTCTCCGCAGGTGTGTAACCGAAGAAGTTGCAAATTCAGCGGACCGTCTGGCGAAGGCACGGCGCGTACTTGAAGTCACCGTGGCGGGAGAGAAGCGATTTATCGCTGTGGAAGATTCTGGCCGCTACCGCGATGCCCTTGGCGTGCCTCTTCCACCCGGCCTGCCTTCAGCCTTCCTCAACGCAGTCCCTGAAGCACTCTTCGACCTACTGCGCCGTTACGGTCGCACCCACGGCCCTTTCACGACACATCAGGCCGCAAGCCGCTTTGCGCTCTCGCCAGATGTAGTCGACACCACGTTGAATCGGCTTGTCGGTACAGGTCGCATCGTCGAAGGCGGCTTCCGCCCCGGCGGCATCCATCGCGAATGGTGCGACAACGAAGTCCTCCGCACCATTCGCAGGAAGTCTCTGGCCCGCCTTCGCAAGGAAGTCGAGCCCGTCGAACAGCGCACCCTCGCACGGCTCATCACACGCTGGCAGGGCGTCATCCAACCTCGACGCGGCCTCGACGCTCTCCTCGACGTGATCGAAAACCTCCAAGGCGCACCGCTCCCCGCCTCCATCCTCGAGACCGAGATACTGCCTGCGAGGCTGATGAACTATAAGCCCTCTGACCTCGACACCCTCATCGCTGCCGGCGAAGTCGTCTGGGCCGGACTCGATCCCATCGGCGAGCGCGATGGCCGCATCGGCCTGTACTTGGCGGAGAAATTACCAGAGCTGTGGCCCATAACGCAGGGAGAAGGGACGAGGGAAAGGGGAGAAGAGAAGTACGCGGGCGCAGCAGAAAAAGAAACCGCCATTGTTACCTATTTGCAGAGCCATGGAGCGTCCTTCTTCGCAGACATCCACGACGCCCTCGGCGGCGGCTATCCCGGCGAGACCATCGATGCCATCTGGAACCTGGTCTGGCGCGGCCAGCTTCGCAACGACGGCCTCGCCGCTCTCCGCGCTTACTGCGATCGTCCTTCCACCAACTCTCGCCCTGCGAAGCGCGTTCATAACCAGAGCGCCTTCCGCTCGCGCCGTACAACTCCGCCAACTGTGCAAGGCCGCTGGACGCTGCAGGCGACGGCCTTCGATTCCGACCGCTCCGCTACCAACTGGTCGCACGCCATCGCACAGCAACTGCTCACTCGTTACGGCGTCGTCCTCCGCGAGACCGCGCATGCCGAGAACCTCCCCGGTGGCTTCTCCGCCATCTATGACGTGATGAAGGCGCTCGAAGAGAGTGGCAAAGTCCGTCGTGGCTACTTCGCCGCGGACCTCGGAGCAACGCAGTTCGCCATGCCCGCAGCCGTTGATCTCCTGCGTTCCCTGCGCAACGACCCCGACCCTGGCAAGAGCGAGATCGTCCAACTCGCCGCCACCGATCCGGCTAATCCCTATGGCTCGCTCCTACGCTGGCCCGCTGCGCCCGATGCGTCATCGTCGCTTACGCGCAGCGTCGGCGCGCGCGTCATTCTTTGCAACGGTTCGTTGATCGCCTACCTGCGCCGCGGCAACCCCAACCTGCAGATCTTCCTCCCTGAAGAAGAACCGCAGCGGACACAAACAGCTCGCTCACTTGCGGAGTTTCTGGTAACCCGTGTCCAGCACGAAAGCACGATGGGCAATGACCGTGCGGGAATGCTCATCACAACGATCAATGGCATTTCGGTAGCAGAACATCCGATCGCCCGCATCCTCCTCGACGCCGGTTTCCAGGCCGCCCCTATGGGCTTCAACGTTCGCCGCAATCTGCCGCCTCTCCCCGGCCAACAAAGAGAGGCGCGACCCAATGCCTGA
- a CDS encoding thymidine phosphorylase, protein MSETLQIHPVDVILHKRDGLALSDAEIQYFIRAVVEHTATDAQIAAWLMAVWQRGLNARELATLTTAMRYSGETFDSAFLNSFCIDKHSTGGVGDKTSLLIAPIVAAAGLKVPMISGRSLGHTGGTLDKLETIPGFRTQLSMAEFADVISRCGFFMAGQTPRLVPADRILYGLRDHTGTVESPNLICASIMSKKLAEGINGLVLDVKTGSGAFMSKYEDAKHLASLMVETGELAGTKTVALLTAMDEPLGRFSGNWVEVWECVDILKNVRHPMSADLIELSNILSGWMLYLGGKADSPEAGAKLSDEMLTTGAAYKAWLEMTALQGGDVRVFDDPAAHHKPSARRVLTAGASGYLHSLDCREVGWAVQRLGAGRAKPGDPVSAHAGLEVHAKLGTKVEEGQPLLTLFAEDAALLDEPEAMLRATYHIAPEPPELNPLVREIIRAQ, encoded by the coding sequence ATGAGCGAGACCCTACAGATTCATCCAGTAGACGTGATCCTGCACAAGCGCGACGGCCTCGCGCTGAGCGATGCCGAGATTCAGTATTTCATCCGCGCCGTCGTCGAACACACGGCTACCGACGCGCAGATTGCCGCGTGGCTGATGGCGGTGTGGCAGCGCGGTCTGAATGCGCGCGAGCTGGCCACGCTGACGACGGCGATGCGCTACTCCGGCGAGACGTTCGATTCGGCGTTTCTGAACAGCTTCTGCATCGATAAGCACTCGACCGGAGGCGTGGGAGACAAGACTTCCCTGCTGATCGCGCCTATCGTGGCAGCCGCCGGACTGAAGGTGCCTATGATCAGCGGCCGGTCGCTGGGTCACACGGGTGGAACGCTCGATAAGCTCGAGACCATTCCTGGCTTCCGCACGCAGCTCTCGATGGCGGAGTTCGCCGACGTCATCTCACGCTGCGGCTTCTTCATGGCCGGACAGACGCCAAGGCTGGTTCCGGCGGATCGCATCCTTTATGGCCTCCGCGACCACACCGGGACGGTGGAGTCGCCGAATCTGATCTGCGCGAGCATTATGAGCAAGAAGCTAGCCGAGGGCATCAACGGGTTGGTGCTCGACGTGAAGACAGGCAGCGGCGCGTTCATGTCGAAGTACGAAGACGCAAAGCATCTCGCATCGTTGATGGTCGAGACGGGAGAGCTTGCGGGAACGAAGACAGTCGCTCTGCTAACGGCGATGGATGAGCCGCTTGGACGGTTCTCCGGTAACTGGGTCGAGGTTTGGGAGTGCGTCGACATTTTGAAGAACGTCCGGCATCCGATGTCGGCGGACCTGATCGAGTTATCGAACATCCTTTCGGGATGGATGCTCTACCTCGGCGGCAAGGCTGACTCGCCGGAGGCCGGCGCGAAGCTCTCCGATGAGATGCTGACGACTGGGGCGGCTTACAAGGCATGGCTGGAGATGACCGCATTGCAGGGCGGCGATGTTCGCGTTTTTGACGATCCCGCTGCGCACCACAAACCTTCGGCGAGACGCGTGCTGACGGCTGGCGCTTCGGGCTACCTGCACTCATTGGACTGCCGCGAGGTGGGATGGGCAGTGCAGCGACTCGGTGCGGGACGTGCGAAGCCGGGCGACCCGGTGAGCGCGCACGCCGGGCTTGAAGTTCACGCCAAGCTTGGGACGAAGGTCGAGGAAGGCCAGCCGCTGCTGACCTTGTTCGCAGAAGATGCTGCGTTGTTAGATGAGCCGGAGGCGATGCTCCGGGCGACCTACCACATCGCTCCGGAGCCACCTGAATTGAACCCGCTCGTGCGGGAGATTATCCGCGCCCAATGA
- a CDS encoding GNAT family N-acetyltransferase, whose amino-acid sequence MAFHFRAATVADIPAIRELIAASVLTLQVEYTPEQRELALTTVFTVDTQLVADGTYLLAFSEDGALAGCGGWSKRKTLYGGDHQVEAIEPELLDPQKDAAKIRAIFIHPSFARQGLGTAILVRSEDAAKDAGFKSFEMGSTLSGVPLYSLKGYRKLEEITVPVGAGEGITVVRMVKGVV is encoded by the coding sequence ATGGCCTTCCACTTCCGCGCCGCCACTGTGGCCGACATCCCCGCCATCCGCGAGCTTATCGCCGCCTCGGTTCTCACGCTTCAGGTCGAATACACGCCCGAACAACGCGAACTCGCGCTTACAACGGTCTTCACTGTCGACACGCAACTGGTCGCAGATGGTACGTATCTGCTCGCATTTTCGGAAGACGGCGCACTCGCGGGCTGCGGTGGATGGAGCAAGCGTAAGACGCTCTACGGCGGCGACCATCAAGTCGAAGCGATTGAGCCGGAGCTTCTTGATCCGCAGAAGGACGCCGCAAAGATCCGTGCCATCTTCATCCACCCATCGTTTGCGCGGCAGGGGCTGGGTACGGCAATCCTGGTACGGTCTGAAGATGCCGCGAAAGACGCAGGCTTCAAGAGCTTTGAGATGGGAAGCACGCTTTCAGGCGTACCGCTGTATAGCCTCAAGGGCTATCGCAAGCTGGAAGAGATTACTGTGCCGGTTGGTGCAGGGGAAGGAATTACGGTGGTGCGGATGGTGAAAGGCGTGGTTTGA
- a CDS encoding dienelactone hydrolase family protein, producing the protein MRITLLRMKPFWNRSLLKLAAALVLVPLAAPVVHAQDWAKARLDKSPRHREWVTLKHDGRSLQAYVVYPEVKQKATVVVLIHEIFGLSDWAKEMADEIAAEGYIVVAPDLLSGMGPKGGGSSEFADQEATVKAVSGLDAAVVTADLDAAADYGKKLPSANGKLAVAGFCWGGGKTFAFATHRKDLSAAFVFYGPPPSDVTTIVAPVYGFYAGNDARIDATLPDTITAMKAAGKKFEPVTYDGAGHGFMRAGEDPAPTTTEANKQAREKGFARLLMLLKQVDQQTAQLAVPDMDRSVAKQAKNAAPMSCEHGTVTTDTAKTKTSAAIM; encoded by the coding sequence GTGCGGATTACACTTCTCCGCATGAAGCCATTCTGGAACCGCTCCCTGCTCAAGCTTGCTGCCGCCCTCGTTCTGGTTCCACTCGCCGCCCCGGTTGTTCATGCACAGGATTGGGCAAAGGCGAGGCTGGACAAGTCGCCACGGCACCGCGAGTGGGTGACGCTGAAGCATGATGGGCGCTCGTTGCAGGCGTATGTCGTCTATCCCGAGGTGAAGCAGAAGGCCACCGTCGTCGTGCTGATCCACGAGATCTTCGGGCTGAGCGACTGGGCGAAGGAGATGGCGGACGAGATCGCGGCGGAGGGTTACATCGTCGTCGCGCCGGATCTGTTGAGCGGCATGGGGCCAAAGGGAGGCGGCTCCAGCGAGTTTGCCGATCAGGAAGCGACGGTCAAAGCTGTATCCGGCCTGGACGCGGCGGTAGTGACGGCGGACCTCGATGCGGCGGCGGACTATGGCAAGAAGCTGCCGTCGGCCAATGGCAAACTCGCAGTGGCAGGCTTCTGCTGGGGTGGCGGCAAGACCTTCGCGTTCGCGACGCATCGTAAAGACCTCTCCGCGGCGTTTGTCTTCTACGGTCCGCCGCCATCGGATGTGACAACGATTGTGGCCCCGGTGTACGGCTTCTATGCGGGCAATGATGCGCGCATCGATGCAACGCTGCCGGACACCATTACAGCGATGAAGGCGGCGGGAAAGAAGTTCGAGCCAGTGACCTATGACGGCGCTGGACATGGCTTCATGCGTGCAGGCGAAGACCCGGCCCCGACGACGACCGAGGCAAACAAGCAGGCTCGGGAGAAGGGCTTTGCGCGGCTACTGATGTTGTTGAAGCAGGTAGATCAGCAGACGGCGCAACTTGCCGTTCCGGACATGGATCGTTCCGTTGCGAAGCAGGCGAAAAACGCCGCTCCGATGAGTTGCGAGCACGGAACTGTGACGACGGACACGGCCAAGACGAAGACGTCGGCTGCGATAATGTAG
- a CDS encoding Fpg/Nei family DNA glycosylase, giving the protein MPEGDTIYRAARALQRAIGGKIVTGFETGLAPLARVNDDTPIIGRTIEKVESRGKWCLMHFSGDLILVTHMLMSGSWHIYRTGERWRMPHRAMRAVIRTADFEAVAFNVPVVEFHTARSLERYTQIPKLGPDILSEGFTVEAGAKRLADYAAANPNAEIAVALLNQRVLAGLGNVYKSEVAFIAGVNPFRAMNTITPREREQMAEFAQRYMQVNVLDGSGDGIVTYFGNRRTTGNSNRDERLWVYGRQGEECRRCGASIMMRKQGEQARSTYWCPQCQPWVESKIESGTASVPAPVGRTQAPRRRKVGC; this is encoded by the coding sequence ATGCCTGAAGGCGACACAATCTACCGAGCGGCCCGCGCTCTGCAACGCGCGATTGGCGGCAAGATCGTCACCGGCTTCGAGACCGGCCTCGCACCGCTCGCTCGCGTGAACGACGACACCCCGATCATCGGCCGCACCATCGAGAAGGTCGAGTCGCGGGGCAAGTGGTGTCTCATGCACTTCTCCGGCGATCTCATCCTCGTCACGCACATGCTGATGAGCGGAAGCTGGCACATCTATCGCACCGGCGAGCGCTGGCGCATGCCTCATCGCGCCATGCGTGCCGTCATCCGCACCGCAGACTTCGAAGCCGTCGCCTTCAACGTCCCCGTGGTGGAGTTCCACACCGCTCGCTCGCTCGAACGCTATACGCAGATCCCGAAGCTGGGCCCCGACATTCTTTCGGAAGGCTTCACCGTCGAAGCAGGCGCGAAGCGGCTCGCGGACTATGCCGCCGCGAATCCGAACGCCGAGATCGCCGTCGCCCTACTGAATCAGCGCGTGCTCGCTGGTCTTGGGAATGTCTACAAGAGTGAGGTCGCCTTCATCGCTGGCGTCAACCCTTTTCGCGCCATGAACACCATTACGCCGCGAGAGAGGGAACAGATGGCCGAGTTCGCCCAGCGTTACATGCAGGTCAATGTTCTCGACGGTTCGGGGGACGGCATCGTCACGTACTTCGGCAATCGAAGGACAACGGGCAACTCCAACCGCGACGAACGTCTCTGGGTCTACGGGCGTCAGGGCGAAGAGTGCCGCCGCTGCGGTGCCTCCATCATGATGCGCAAACAAGGCGAGCAGGCACGCTCCACCTACTGGTGCCCGCAATGCCAGCCGTGGGTTGAGTCAAAGATCGAGTCAGGCACTGCCTCGGTGCCCGCTCCGGTCGGTCGCACCCAAGCCCCTCGCCGCCGCAAAGTTGGCTGTTAG
- a CDS encoding catalase family peroxidase, giving the protein MPLPNDEKLIALSEALIAKFQAIFGAYPGIRPAHAKGILLKGEFTPAPGASALSRAPHFANPSTPVTVRFSNSTGVPVIPDNDPNANPRGIAVRFHLGERVHTDIIAHSTDGFPTHTGEEFLEFLTAIASSAPGAPSPTPVEAFVGSHPAALAFVQTPKPAPVSFATEGYFGVTAMEFLNAEGGSQFIRYQISPEAGLDHLDDEATKAKEPNYLFDEIAARVKSAPVVFKVKAQLAGVGEVVDNATIHWAADSKIADLGTITLTSLVEEDAAEQKHTIFDPIPRVDGIEPSNDPLLELRAAIYLISGRRRRSA; this is encoded by the coding sequence ATGCCTCTTCCCAATGACGAAAAGCTCATCGCACTCAGTGAAGCCCTGATCGCAAAGTTCCAGGCGATCTTTGGCGCTTACCCCGGCATCCGTCCGGCCCATGCTAAAGGCATCCTTCTGAAGGGCGAGTTCACCCCGGCGCCGGGTGCCTCTGCGCTCAGCCGCGCTCCCCACTTCGCCAATCCTTCCACTCCCGTCACGGTCCGCTTCTCGAACTCCACCGGCGTTCCTGTCATCCCGGACAACGATCCCAACGCGAACCCGCGCGGTATTGCCGTCCGCTTCCACCTCGGCGAACGAGTTCACACCGACATCATCGCCCACTCCACAGACGGTTTCCCGACCCATACCGGCGAAGAGTTCCTGGAATTTCTGACCGCGATTGCAAGCAGTGCTCCCGGTGCGCCTTCGCCCACTCCGGTGGAAGCCTTCGTCGGGTCGCATCCCGCCGCACTCGCCTTCGTGCAGACGCCCAAGCCCGCCCCGGTCAGCTTCGCGACGGAAGGCTATTTCGGCGTCACCGCGATGGAGTTCCTCAACGCAGAGGGAGGTTCACAGTTCATCCGCTACCAGATCTCTCCCGAGGCTGGTCTCGATCACCTCGACGACGAGGCGACCAAGGCGAAGGAGCCGAATTACCTTTTCGACGAGATCGCGGCTCGCGTGAAGTCCGCCCCGGTTGTCTTCAAGGTGAAGGCGCAGCTAGCCGGAGTGGGCGAAGTTGTCGACAATGCGACGATTCATTGGGCAGCCGACAGCAAGATCGCCGACCTCGGCACCATCACACTGACCTCGCTGGTGGAAGAGGATGCCGCGGAGCAGAAGCACACCATCTTCGACCCGATCCCGCGCGTCGACGGCATCGAGCCTTCGAACGATCCGCTGCTGGAGCTTCGTGCCGCGATCTACCTCATCAGCGGACGCAGACGGCGCAGCGCTTAG
- a CDS encoding peroxiredoxin family protein: MDATPQISLQDRLDEITTRTRSLVQADRLAISEQATAELFASGIEEGILKAGALAPEFSLVDARSRKVVQLADLIALGPTVVSFFRGRWCPYCVTEMETWRELQPELRKRGALFVSIAPQSVRQSNFMIEQHALTFPVLSDPGAAVAEAYGVAYSIPEVQRRYYQSILINIPFNNAGLSYHNATEASWRLPLPATFLVKQDGVIAYSQAHADFRVRTEPAEILALL; the protein is encoded by the coding sequence ATGGACGCGACACCGCAGATAAGCCTTCAGGACAGGCTCGACGAAATTACAACCAGGACGCGCTCGCTGGTCCAGGCCGATCGGCTGGCGATCTCGGAACAGGCCACGGCAGAGCTGTTCGCGTCGGGCATCGAAGAAGGAATTTTGAAGGCGGGGGCGCTGGCGCCGGAGTTCAGTCTCGTCGACGCGCGGTCGCGCAAGGTCGTCCAGTTGGCCGACCTGATCGCGCTGGGGCCGACGGTTGTCAGCTTCTTTCGCGGCAGGTGGTGCCCCTACTGCGTGACCGAGATGGAGACGTGGCGCGAGCTTCAGCCGGAACTGCGCAAGCGTGGGGCGCTGTTTGTATCGATCGCGCCGCAGAGTGTGCGCCAGAGCAATTTCATGATCGAGCAGCATGCGCTGACGTTTCCCGTGCTCTCCGATCCCGGCGCGGCCGTTGCGGAGGCCTACGGTGTTGCCTACAGCATTCCCGAGGTCCAGCGCCGCTACTACCAAAGCATTCTGATCAACATCCCCTTCAATAACGCGGGACTGAGCTATCACAATGCGACGGAGGCAAGCTGGCGGCTGCCTTTGCCAGCAACTTTTCTAGTGAAACAGGATGGCGTAATCGCCTATAGCCAGGCGCATGCGGACTTCCGCGTGCGGACAGAGCCGGCGGAGATTCTGGCGCTTCTTTGA